From Eremothecium sinecaudum strain ATCC 58844 chromosome V, complete sequence, a single genomic window includes:
- the MPS2 gene encoding Mps2p (Syntenic homolog of Ashbya gossypii AFL084W; Syntenic homolog of Saccharomyces cerevisiae YGL075C (MPS2)), translating into MALPEFESIFNIAWNAVDEKQHGFIYAKDMPELIQRLNTIANTSLTTKSNDEAILSYANQNPFYKLDKDEFNVKFQSLVGTSLNTAMEMANFSDTKPRLFGSIRRQSIAGDDQIKDELLKKSMEIEKLQSEINDWKGKYQFLEREFMFYQTHHKSISDSTQHEFIISEMKRTIEDQTKMISKLKLEIQGTPIKKPSISTTKSDVLRHLSKRGLVFLLRSPRIALAIAVLTYMLWYMIVSMSAGANSSQVGVYHPPSQSWWERSNVISAFYWYLTDKFESNQVINDTVKDKVSANYNIAFEL; encoded by the coding sequence ATGGCGCTACCAGAGTTTGAAAGCATTTTTAATATTGCGTGGAATGCTGTGGATGAGAAACAGCACGGTTTTATATACGCCAAGGATATGCCTGAATTAATTCAGCGCTTGAACACAATTGCAAATACTAGCCTTACTACTAAGTCGAATGATGAGGCAATCTTGAGTTACGCAAACCAGAATCCCTTCTACAAGCTAGATAAGGATGAGTTTAATGTCAAATTTCAGTCACTAGTAGGAACAAGTTTAAATACAGCGATGGAGATGGCTAACTTTAGTGATACAAAACCACGGTTATTCGGCTCAATCAGGCGGCAGAGTATAGCAGGAGACGACCAAATAAAGGATGAACTATTAAAAAAGAGCATGGAAATAGAAAAACTACAGTCGGAAATAAATGACTGGAAGGGTAAATACCAGTTTTTGGAGCGCGAGTTCATGTTTTACCAAACTCATCACAAGTCCATATCGGACTCTACTCAACATGAATTCATTATAAGCGAAATGAAACGCACGATTGAAGACCAGACTAAAATGATATCAAAACTTAAATTAGAAATACAAGGAACCCCAATCAAAAAACCATCAATAAGCACTACTAAAAGCGACGTATTGCGCCATTTAAGCAAACGCGGACTCGTATTTTTGCTGCGTTCGCCGAGGATTGCACTGGCAATAGCTGTGCTAACTTATATGTTATGGTACATGATTGTCTCGATGTCGGCTGGCGCCAATAGTAGTCAGGTAGGTGTTTACCATCCGCCAAGTCAATCTTGGTGGGAACGCAGTAATGTGATCAGCGCTTTTTACTGGTATCTGACAGACAAATTCGAGTCGAACCAAGTTATCAACGATACAGTAAAAGATAAGGTCAGTGCTAATTATAATATTGCATTTGAACTATAA